One part of the Candidatus Saccharimonadales bacterium genome encodes these proteins:
- the tatC gene encoding twin-arginine translocase subunit TatC: MEEKTLLSHLTELRTRVFWVVVFLLIGAGIGYALYDHILQVLIHPLNQTLYYTKPGGGLELMLKICLLVGALLAVPMALFQAFSFLKPLLRDQAKLFIFYLTLCSIFLLALGITFSYFIALPASLKFLMEFSTNNIQALITTDSYLSFVLVNLAIAALMFQLPIILIFIDRIKPLKPKKLLLNQHWVILVSFVLAAIVTPTIDPINQCLIAVPIIILYDVAVASLWIFGSKQKSAPKTRIAEFKIKEPAPKTYANPHQTLPRVRPAAPVHQAVRPKLARSIDGFARSTAQQPVRAVKTAHRPTLSQVQPPIFVQRRRLIQL; this comes from the coding sequence ATGGAAGAGAAAACCTTACTCAGTCATTTAACCGAACTGCGTACCCGAGTTTTTTGGGTAGTTGTATTTTTGCTGATTGGGGCTGGGATTGGCTATGCCCTTTATGACCATATTTTGCAGGTCTTAATACATCCCCTCAACCAAACTTTATATTACACAAAACCGGGCGGCGGACTTGAGCTTATGCTTAAGATTTGCTTGCTAGTTGGCGCTCTGCTAGCGGTCCCGATGGCACTTTTTCAGGCTTTCAGTTTTTTAAAGCCACTTCTACGCGATCAAGCAAAGTTGTTTATATTCTACCTAACTCTTTGTTCGATCTTTCTTTTAGCCCTTGGTATTACTTTTAGCTATTTTATAGCCCTACCGGCCTCACTAAAATTTTTAATGGAATTTAGCACCAATAATATTCAAGCCTTGATTACGACCGACTCTTACTTGTCGTTTGTACTTGTAAACTTGGCGATTGCGGCGCTTATGTTTCAGCTACCAATAATTTTAATTTTCATTGATCGCATAAAACCGCTAAAGCCAAAAAAGCTTTTGCTCAACCAACATTGGGTGATTTTAGTAAGTTTTGTTTTGGCAGCGATCGTAACACCCACAATCGATCCAATAAACCAGTGTCTAATTGCAGTACCGATAATTATTTTATATGACGTTGCAGTAGCTTCGTTATGGATTTTTGGCTCTAAGCAAAAATCAGCTCCCAAAACACGTATTGCTGAGTTTAAAATAAAAGAACCCGCACCAAAGACCTACGCTAATCCACATCAGACTCTTCCTCGAGTAAGGCCCGCTGCTCCGGTTCACCAAGCTGTTAGACCTAAGTTGGCGCGCTCAATCGACGGCTTCGCCAGGTCAACAGCGCAACAACCTGTAAGGGCCGTTAAAACAGCCCATCGACCGACTCTGTCCCAAGTCCAGCCGCCAATATTCGTGCAACGACGTCGCTTAATTCAACTTTAA
- the tatA gene encoding twin-arginine translocase TatA/TatE family subunit, protein MFGIGTTELIIILVIVLLIFGARKLPELAKSIGQSAREVRKGFNGDDAKTSSKETSKS, encoded by the coding sequence ATGTTTGGGATAGGAACAACAGAGCTAATCATAATTTTGGTTATCGTGTTGCTTATTTTTGGCGCACGTAAACTTCCGGAGCTTGCAAAAAGCATTGGTCAATCTGCACGCGAAGTTCGCAAGGGATTTAATGGCGACGACGCAAAAACTAGCAGCAAAGAAACTTCAAAAAGTTAA
- a CDS encoding transcriptional regulator has protein sequence MTERQARILSAIIEQYAEVAVPVGSVTLAKLFNVSSATLRSEMSQLEELGFITQPHTSAGRIPTDKGYRFYVNQISGAQQQPDRSVKAIEARVSNYSSHADRAIRSAVDSLVELTHNLGLATIGDQLYMSGMGNLFGQPEFASGQHVRQVATLLDNLEPWLRETAPNEPLNVYIGTENPIGKASGCTLIISRFRSPYSDSSYIGVLGPTRQSYGRVMNLVSHAGRMLEEVL, from the coding sequence ATGACCGAGCGACAAGCGCGGATTTTAAGCGCAATTATCGAACAATATGCCGAAGTGGCAGTTCCAGTAGGATCTGTTACTCTTGCAAAGCTTTTTAATGTAAGTTCGGCGACGCTGCGTTCAGAGATGTCTCAACTCGAGGAGCTTGGATTTATCACGCAGCCTCATACAAGCGCAGGCCGAATCCCGACTGATAAAGGTTATCGTTTTTACGTTAATCAAATTAGCGGAGCTCAGCAACAGCCGGATCGCAGTGTCAAAGCCATAGAGGCGCGGGTTTCTAACTATTCTTCTCACGCTGATCGAGCCATACGCAGCGCTGTAGATAGTTTGGTTGAACTTACGCACAATTTGGGCCTAGCCACAATCGGTGACCAGCTTTATATGAGCGGCATGGGTAATTTATTCGGTCAGCCGGAGTTTGCCAGCGGCCAACATGTTCGTCAGGTGGCAACCTTACTAGATAATCTTGAGCCATGGTTGCGAGAGACCGCGCCAAACGAGCCTTTGAATGTTTACATCGGAACAGAGAACCCAATTGGCAAAGCCAGCGGTTGCACACTTATTATTAGTCGTTTCCGTTCACCATACTCGGATAGCAGCTATATTGGGGTGCTCGGTCCAACAAGGCAAAGCTACGGTAGAGTTATGAACTTAGTGAGTCATGCCGGACGAATGTTAGAGGAGGTACTTTAG
- a CDS encoding nucleotide exchange factor GrpE, producing the protein MKKNDSQIQELTNDLQRVRADFENYRKRMEIEKLTYADAAKAATVLKLLPVIDNIDRAVAHIPAELTNNKWAQGVVGLNKNLEKSLDELGLTRINAEVGVDFNPELHEAISMEDEGGDHEVIAEELRPGYKLGENVIRPSMVRVKK; encoded by the coding sequence ATGAAGAAAAACGATAGTCAAATACAAGAGCTGACAAATGATTTACAACGTGTACGCGCGGATTTTGAAAACTACCGCAAACGCATGGAGATCGAAAAACTGACCTATGCCGATGCTGCTAAAGCCGCGACCGTTTTAAAATTGTTGCCAGTTATCGACAATATCGACCGAGCTGTGGCGCATATTCCGGCTGAGCTTACTAATAACAAATGGGCGCAAGGTGTTGTGGGTCTTAATAAAAATCTGGAAAAGTCGCTAGATGAGCTAGGTCTAACGCGAATTAACGCCGAAGTTGGTGTTGATTTTAATCCTGAACTTCATGAAGCAATCAGCATGGAAGACGAAGGTGGCGATCACGAAGTTATCGCAGAAGAACTGCGCCCTGGTTATAAACTTGGCGAGAATGTAATCCGGCCAAGTATGGTGCGGGTTAAGAAATAA
- the dnaK gene encoding molecular chaperone DnaK produces the protein MGKIIGIDLGTTNSAMAYLVAGKPEVITNAEGNRTTPSVVAINKNGERLVGQVAQRQRVTNAKNTIYGVKRLIGRKFDSDEIQKDLHLMPYEIVKAGDGVKVKMGDKEYSPEEVSAMILAKLKADAEAFLGEKVTEAVITVPAYFDDSQRQATKDAGKIAGLEVKRIINEPTAAALAYGLEKKKEEKIAVFDLGGGTFDVSILELGDGVFEVKSTNGDTHLGGEDFDNRIMNYFMEEFKKEHGVDLKGDNAAMQRLKDEAEKAKKELSSTNETEINLPFLTADADGPKHFETKLTRAKLEELVADLIEKTVAPCEKALKDAGLSASDINEIVLVGGMTRMPAVVEKVKKIFGKEPLKGVNPDEVVAIGAAIQGGVLAGDVKDVLLLDVTPLSLGIETMGSVTTKLIERNSTIPTSKSEVFSTAADNQPQVEIHVLQGEREMAADNKSLGKFVLDGIAPAPRGVPQIEVTFNLDANGILNVTAKDKGTGKEQSITIQNSGNLSKDDIEKAQKEAEAHAEEDKKKREAVDAKNMLAQTIYQAEKLVADNADKISDDDKKTIEEAVTEAKKHENSTDKDEIEKAQKDLNDKIMPIGAKMYENAQKEAKTEEPSEGKKDEPVEGEVVDEKK, from the coding sequence ATGGGAAAAATTATTGGAATCGACTTAGGTACAACTAACAGCGCGATGGCTTACTTGGTTGCAGGCAAGCCTGAGGTTATTACAAACGCCGAAGGAAATCGCACGACTCCTAGTGTGGTTGCGATCAATAAAAACGGCGAGCGCCTCGTAGGCCAAGTTGCTCAACGTCAACGCGTAACTAACGCAAAAAATACAATTTATGGTGTAAAGCGTTTGATCGGCCGCAAGTTTGACAGCGATGAAATTCAAAAAGACCTGCACCTAATGCCTTACGAAATCGTAAAAGCTGGCGACGGCGTAAAAGTAAAAATGGGCGACAAAGAATATAGCCCCGAAGAAGTTAGCGCCATGATTTTGGCAAAACTCAAAGCAGATGCCGAAGCCTTTTTGGGCGAAAAAGTTACCGAAGCCGTTATTACAGTTCCGGCCTACTTTGATGATAGCCAGCGCCAAGCTACAAAAGACGCTGGTAAAATTGCCGGCCTTGAGGTTAAACGTATTATTAACGAACCAACTGCTGCAGCCTTGGCTTATGGACTCGAGAAGAAAAAAGAAGAAAAAATTGCTGTATTCGACCTTGGTGGTGGTACGTTTGACGTCTCTATCTTGGAACTTGGCGACGGCGTATTTGAAGTTAAAAGCACTAACGGGGACACTCACTTAGGTGGTGAAGACTTTGACAACCGCATTATGAACTACTTTATGGAAGAGTTCAAAAAAGAGCACGGTGTTGACCTTAAGGGCGACAACGCAGCCATGCAGCGATTAAAAGACGAGGCCGAAAAAGCTAAAAAGGAACTTTCGAGCACAAACGAGACCGAGATTAACTTGCCGTTCTTGACTGCTGACGCCGATGGTCCAAAGCACTTTGAAACCAAATTAACTCGCGCAAAACTCGAAGAGCTAGTTGCCGACTTGATCGAAAAAACAGTTGCCCCCTGCGAAAAAGCCCTAAAAGACGCAGGATTGAGCGCGAGTGACATCAACGAGATTGTTCTTGTTGGTGGTATGACTCGTATGCCGGCAGTTGTTGAAAAAGTTAAAAAGATCTTTGGCAAAGAGCCGCTAAAAGGCGTTAACCCAGATGAAGTTGTAGCGATTGGTGCTGCGATTCAAGGTGGAGTTTTGGCCGGTGATGTAAAAGATGTGTTGCTTTTGGATGTAACTCCGTTGAGCCTTGGAATCGAAACCATGGGCAGCGTTACTACAAAATTAATCGAGCGCAACAGCACAATTCCTACGAGCAAGTCCGAGGTGTTTAGCACGGCTGCCGACAATCAGCCACAGGTAGAAATCCACGTTTTGCAAGGTGAGCGCGAGATGGCCGCTGATAACAAATCGCTTGGTAAGTTTGTACTAGATGGCATCGCGCCAGCGCCGCGTGGTGTTCCACAGATTGAAGTTACCTTTAACCTAGACGCCAACGGGATTTTGAACGTTACGGCGAAAGACAAAGGCACTGGTAAAGAACAAAGCATTACGATCCAAAACAGCGGTAACTTAAGCAAGGACGACATTGAAAAGGCGCAAAAAGAGGCCGAAGCTCACGCCGAAGAAGACAAAAAGAAGCGCGAAGCCGTAGACGCTAAAAACATGCTTGCGCAAACGATTTACCAAGCCGAAAAGTTGGTAGCAGACAATGCCGATAAAATTAGCGATGACGACAAAAAAACGATTGAAGAAGCTGTAACTGAGGCTAAAAAACACGAAAATTCGACCGACAAAGATGAGATCGAAAAAGCACAAAAAGATCTAAACGACAAGATCATGCCTATTGGTGCTAAAATGTACGAGAATGCGCAAAAAGAAGCGAAAACCGAGGAGCCATCCGAAGGTAAAAAAGATGAACCAGTTGAAGGTGAAGTTGTAGACGAGAAAAAATAA
- a CDS encoding NUDIX hydrolase has protein sequence MTSATHSVSCKIAIYSQDGSKVLVMKYPQLGANAYGLPGGHLEQGENPDEAVLREFKEETGVDYDLKVLHEDFWLHENGKVVLGYIAHADFNLPSAPDPSFEIAQWQKIADIKSGAVNVGSYKDFVISNAG, from the coding sequence ATGACTAGCGCGACCCATTCGGTTAGTTGTAAGATTGCGATATATTCGCAAGATGGCTCAAAGGTTTTGGTGATGAAATACCCGCAGCTCGGAGCAAACGCTTACGGGCTGCCGGGTGGGCATTTGGAGCAAGGTGAAAACCCAGACGAAGCGGTTTTGCGCGAATTTAAAGAAGAAACTGGCGTAGACTACGACTTAAAAGTGCTACACGAAGATTTTTGGCTTCACGAAAACGGCAAAGTTGTTTTAGGATACATAGCGCACGCTGACTTCAATTTACCGTCGGCGCCTGATCCAAGCTTCGAAATCGCTCAGTGGCAAAAAATAGCCGACATTAAAAGTGGAGCCGTAAACGTTGGTTCATACAAAGATTTTGTAATTAGCAACGCCGGTTAA
- the dnaJ gene encoding molecular chaperone DnaJ yields MSKRDYYEILGITKSASADEIKKAFRKAAVKYHPDKGGDEVKFKEANEAYEVLSNPEKRQRYDQFGHAGVGGNAGGGGGGNPFGGAGGYQYQNINFDDLGLGDIFGQFFGGGSGGGDRRRTRRGQDLSVNITLTFEEAIFGVEKKIELNTEDVCKRCKGDGAEIGYNLRNCTTCHGSGQINRAMNTIFGQIQQTTECTTCNGRGKIPEKACSACNGRGITREDQELKLKIPAGIDDGATIRLNGRGQAVQGGEKGDLYVSVKVKPHKKFTREGNLIISSEKIDMVTAALGGEVEVDTVDGEITMKIPAGTQGGTDFKLPHHGAPNLRSGNRGDHIVTIYVETPTKLSKKQKQLLEEFNGASKRGFFS; encoded by the coding sequence GTGAGTAAGCGCGATTATTACGAAATTTTAGGTATTACAAAGTCAGCCTCGGCTGATGAGATTAAAAAAGCTTTTCGTAAGGCTGCCGTTAAGTATCACCCTGACAAAGGTGGTGACGAAGTTAAATTTAAAGAAGCCAACGAAGCCTACGAAGTTTTAAGTAATCCCGAAAAACGCCAGAGGTATGATCAGTTTGGTCATGCTGGGGTTGGCGGGAACGCTGGCGGAGGCGGAGGAGGAAATCCATTCGGCGGCGCAGGTGGGTACCAATATCAAAATATTAACTTTGATGATTTGGGTCTGGGTGATATCTTTGGTCAGTTTTTTGGTGGTGGCTCGGGTGGCGGTGATCGACGACGCACCAGGCGCGGACAAGATTTAAGTGTAAATATAACGCTAACTTTTGAAGAAGCGATTTTCGGTGTAGAAAAGAAGATCGAGCTAAACACCGAAGATGTTTGTAAGCGTTGTAAGGGTGATGGTGCTGAGATCGGGTACAACTTACGCAACTGCACAACCTGCCATGGTAGCGGACAAATTAACCGAGCAATGAATACGATTTTTGGACAAATCCAGCAAACCACAGAATGTACCACCTGTAATGGGCGCGGTAAGATTCCTGAAAAAGCTTGCTCGGCTTGTAACGGTCGCGGAATTACCCGCGAAGATCAAGAGCTTAAGCTTAAAATCCCGGCCGGAATTGATGACGGCGCAACAATTCGCCTAAACGGTCGTGGTCAAGCAGTACAGGGTGGCGAAAAAGGCGATTTATACGTAAGTGTAAAAGTTAAGCCGCACAAAAAGTTCACCCGCGAGGGCAACTTAATTATTAGCAGCGAAAAGATCGACATGGTAACTGCTGCCTTAGGGGGTGAGGTTGAAGTTGACACCGTGGATGGCGAAATAACCATGAAAATCCCAGCAGGCACACAGGGCGGAACTGACTTTAAATTGCCACATCATGGCGCGCCAAACTTGCGCAGCGGAAACAGAGGCGATCACATTGTCACCATTTATGTTGAAACTCCAACAAAGCTAAGTAAAAAGCAAAAACAGCTGCTTGAGGAATTTAACGGGGCGAGCAAGCGCGGGTTCTTTTCTTAG
- a CDS encoding glycosyltransferase family 4 protein codes for MSKQLRVAMIAPPWLPIPPAGYGGIENVLYALIPELMKLGVKIELFATGDTTLKTDKNHWVYKTGQYEYIHKPQYDSLPISVAHMLEAINTIREDGGFDVIHDHNNFLGPLAFAFADKSLPPVVHTIHGPCFTTPDRIAMGIPDNMRMWRRFGTANVHFVPISQALADAAPKELKPRLLPVVHNMINVEQFPFVQKKSDYFITLARFHPEKGQAIAVKVCQDLDYKLKMAGAVAGITSPRKLSMELANPLSDFRGTVDFRYYSDRIFPHVADNIEYVGEVAGEHKLRFISKAKALLFPIQWDEPFGMAAIEALACGTPVVSMDRGALPEIIDHGVNGFLAKNYREFKKYTQMVDQIDPVACRESVKRKFSAELVAKCYVERYRTVIALNKGKTPPPPVC; via the coding sequence ATGTCAAAACAACTACGTGTAGCAATGATAGCGCCGCCGTGGCTTCCGATTCCGCCTGCAGGTTATGGCGGGATTGAGAATGTCCTATATGCGCTTATTCCAGAACTTATGAAGCTGGGTGTTAAAATTGAGCTGTTCGCGACCGGCGACACAACTCTAAAAACCGATAAAAACCATTGGGTTTATAAAACTGGGCAGTATGAATATATACATAAACCTCAGTATGATTCTTTGCCAATTAGCGTGGCGCACATGTTGGAAGCTATTAACACCATCCGTGAGGATGGTGGTTTTGATGTAATCCATGACCACAATAACTTTTTAGGTCCGTTAGCTTTTGCTTTCGCCGACAAAAGTTTGCCGCCAGTCGTTCACACAATTCATGGCCCATGCTTTACGACCCCGGATCGTATTGCTATGGGAATCCCAGACAACATGCGAATGTGGCGAAGATTTGGTACGGCTAATGTACACTTTGTACCGATTTCGCAAGCCTTGGCCGACGCTGCTCCAAAAGAGTTAAAGCCACGCTTGCTGCCAGTTGTGCACAACATGATTAACGTTGAACAGTTTCCGTTTGTGCAAAAAAAGAGTGACTACTTTATTACACTCGCAAGATTCCATCCAGAGAAAGGTCAGGCGATCGCCGTTAAAGTCTGCCAAGACCTAGATTACAAGTTAAAAATGGCTGGTGCTGTTGCAGGGATTACATCCCCACGTAAACTAAGTATGGAGCTAGCGAATCCATTAAGCGATTTTAGAGGAACTGTGGACTTTCGGTATTACAGTGATCGGATTTTTCCACACGTCGCCGATAATATTGAATACGTTGGCGAAGTTGCAGGTGAACACAAACTTAGGTTTATAAGCAAGGCCAAAGCGCTTTTGTTCCCGATACAGTGGGACGAGCCATTTGGAATGGCCGCGATAGAGGCGTTAGCCTGCGGAACTCCGGTAGTTTCTATGGATCGCGGTGCGCTACCAGAAATAATCGATCACGGCGTAAATGGATTTTTGGCCAAAAATTATCGAGAGTTCAAAAAATACACACAAATGGTCGATCAGATTGATCCAGTCGCTTGCCGCGAGTCCGTAAAACGTAAGTTCTCGGCTGAGCTGGTGGCGAAGTGTTATGTGGAGCGCTATAGAACGGTAATTGCCCTAAATAAGGGTAAAACCCCACCTCCACCAGTCTGTTAA
- a CDS encoding RimK/LysX family protein: MNRPILGKSEKISFPEFGLTDVLAKVDTGAYTSSLDCEFVKEIEKDGKKVIEFVLLNTNRPGYTGKIFYSDEYLYTEIKSANGVQLRYMIVTDLVLHEKTYSIRISLNDRSKMIYPALIGRKLIALGDFLVDVKTGEGPTDDEETRGL, from the coding sequence ATGAATCGACCGATTTTAGGTAAGAGCGAAAAGATTAGCTTTCCAGAATTTGGCTTGACAGATGTTTTGGCTAAAGTTGATACCGGTGCATACACTTCGTCGTTAGATTGCGAGTTCGTAAAAGAGATCGAGAAAGATGGCAAAAAAGTCATCGAATTCGTACTTTTAAATACAAATCGCCCTGGTTATACTGGCAAAATATTTTATAGCGATGAGTATCTTTACACCGAAATCAAAAGTGCGAATGGTGTCCAGCTGCGCTATATGATCGTGACTGATCTTGTTTTGCACGAAAAAACATATTCAATCAGAATAAGTCTTAACGACAGATCAAAAATGATATATCCTGCCCTAATTGGGCGAAAATTAATTGCGTTAGGAGACTTTTTAGTGGATGTAAAAACCGGCGAAGGTCCAACCGACGACGAGGAGACGCGTGGATTATGA
- the rimK gene encoding 30S ribosomal protein S6--L-glutamate ligase, producing the protein MKIGILSREPESVATTRIFNEAKKRGHEVDIINYTECYGTVEQSNPIVRYEGEDLGGYDAIIPRIAQSYTKYGTAIVRQFEMQGVFTTASSIAISRSRDKLRSMQLLARAGVGVPKTLFASETSAFDDVIAQLGGAPLIVKVTRGTQGNGVVLAETNKAAKAVMQAFYVEGVNFLVQEFVKESAGTDIRAVVVGNRVVASYMRQSLDEDFRSNIHQGGVGKPIKITDEERHTAIKAARATGLPVCGVDMMRSDRGPLVLEVNSSPGLEGVERTTGRNVAEKIIEYIELNAKRRSKKDRIGA; encoded by the coding sequence ATGAAAATCGGAATTCTATCACGAGAGCCTGAAAGCGTTGCAACAACGCGAATTTTTAATGAGGCAAAAAAACGTGGTCACGAAGTTGATATTATTAATTATACTGAATGTTATGGCACCGTTGAGCAAAGTAATCCGATTGTGCGGTACGAGGGTGAGGATTTAGGTGGTTATGATGCCATAATCCCGCGCATTGCGCAAAGTTATACCAAGTATGGTACGGCAATTGTGCGCCAGTTCGAGATGCAGGGTGTTTTTACAACTGCAAGCTCGATTGCCATCTCGCGATCCCGTGACAAACTGCGATCCATGCAGCTTTTGGCGCGAGCTGGGGTAGGTGTCCCAAAAACGCTTTTCGCCAGTGAGACCTCTGCCTTTGACGACGTGATTGCACAGCTAGGCGGCGCGCCGTTAATTGTTAAGGTTACGCGCGGTACTCAGGGAAACGGTGTGGTTTTGGCCGAGACCAACAAAGCCGCTAAGGCGGTAATGCAGGCATTTTATGTGGAAGGTGTGAACTTTTTGGTTCAGGAATTTGTAAAAGAATCTGCTGGCACAGATATTAGGGCTGTAGTAGTTGGAAATAGGGTTGTGGCGAGTTACATGCGTCAAAGTTTGGATGAAGATTTTCGTTCTAATATTCATCAAGGCGGAGTAGGCAAGCCAATTAAAATTACCGACGAAGAGCGCCATACTGCAATTAAAGCGGCGCGCGCAACCGGGCTACCAGTTTGCGGTGTAGATATGATGCGATCGGACCGTGGCCCATTAGTGCTTGAGGTGAATTCATCACCGGGACTTGAGGGCGTGGAACGCACAACCGGCCGCAATGTCGCCGAAAAAATAATTGAATATATTGAGCTAAACGCCAAACGACGCAGTAAAAAAGATCGCATTGGCGCCTAA
- a CDS encoding NAD(P)-dependent oxidoreductase, with translation MSKKKILVTDSLFIFDEHVKQLNDANIFVERLDKLRATEQELISALKGKDGYILGGDERVSDGVVKSFDNLKVISVAATDWRQFVPGWREALSMGIKITNAPHINAKAVAEWLLSTGLAMNRDLFGLGKMGDKTFNTVKEISELKVGVIGLGHIGLEAARLFDAIGANVVYWSKSVKNVKFKKQNLNQLLKTSDIVLFCVSAAAGEDYVNADKLKMLKNGAIVTSLNIAVTDEEALLAELKNGRIRGFLDWTPKNPEFQKISFSNFYCSNSSSAFNTHRANKMTSDIVTRSIIKILNSQDDEYVVNY, from the coding sequence GTGTCTAAAAAGAAAATCCTGGTAACTGATAGCTTATTTATTTTCGACGAACACGTTAAACAGCTTAATGACGCTAATATATTTGTGGAGCGCTTAGATAAGTTGCGTGCCACCGAACAAGAGCTTATATCGGCTCTAAAGGGCAAAGATGGCTATATTTTGGGCGGTGACGAGCGTGTGAGCGATGGCGTTGTTAAAAGCTTTGACAATCTTAAGGTGATTTCGGTTGCCGCAACCGACTGGCGACAGTTCGTGCCTGGGTGGCGCGAGGCGCTCAGTATGGGCATAAAAATTACTAACGCGCCGCATATTAATGCCAAGGCAGTTGCGGAATGGTTATTAAGTACTGGTTTGGCGATGAACCGCGATCTGTTTGGATTAGGCAAAATGGGTGACAAAACTTTTAATACCGTAAAAGAAATCAGCGAGCTTAAAGTGGGAGTAATTGGCCTAGGGCACATTGGTTTGGAAGCTGCTCGGCTTTTTGATGCAATTGGCGCAAACGTAGTTTATTGGAGTAAAAGCGTCAAGAATGTGAAATTCAAAAAACAAAATCTTAACCAACTCTTAAAAACTAGCGATATCGTGTTGTTTTGTGTCTCGGCTGCTGCCGGTGAAGATTACGTTAATGCCGACAAACTGAAGATGTTAAAAAATGGTGCAATCGTAACGTCGTTGAACATTGCCGTGACAGATGAAGAAGCGCTTTTGGCGGAGCTAAAGAACGGCAGAATCAGAGGATTCTTAGATTGGACACCTAAAAATCCTGAGTTTCAAAAAATATCATTTAGCAATTTTTATTGCTCAAACTCCAGCTCGGCGTTTAACACTCATAGGGCAAATAAAATGACGAGCGACATTGTCACTAGGTCGATTATTAAAATTTTAAATAGCCAAGACGATGAATATGTAGTAAATTATTAA
- a CDS encoding PspC domain-containing protein — protein MKHLYLSNRDKKISGLCGGIAEYLNVDSTIIRLLWVIVTIFTGVFPGVLAYLIGVAVVPQAPAK, from the coding sequence ATGAAACACCTGTATCTTTCTAATCGCGATAAGAAAATTTCCGGCCTTTGCGGTGGAATCGCCGAATACCTAAACGTAGACTCAACAATCATTCGACTACTTTGGGTAATTGTTACAATCTTTACGGGTGTATTCCCGGGAGTGCTGGCTTATTTAATTGGCGTGGCTGTGGTGCCGCAAGCACCAGCAAAATAG
- a CDS encoding DUF2277 domain-containing protein, translating to MCRNIKTLYNFDPPATDDEVFAAALQYVRKISGFHEPSEVNREAFEDAVKEVAHASQHLLDHLKTKAHPHNREEEAKKAHERALKRFGGR from the coding sequence ATGTGCAGGAATATTAAGACCTTATATAATTTTGATCCGCCGGCAACCGATGACGAGGTTTTTGCGGCAGCTTTACAGTATGTTCGTAAAATATCCGGTTTCCACGAGCCGTCAGAGGTTAACAGAGAGGCTTTTGAAGATGCAGTTAAAGAAGTCGCACACGCGTCGCAGCATTTGCTGGATCACCTAAAAACCAAAGCCCACCCGCATAATCGCGAAGAAGAAGCTAAAAAAGCGCACGAGCGGGCTTTAAAGAGGTTTGGGGGTAGGTAA